In Coregonus clupeaformis isolate EN_2021a unplaced genomic scaffold, ASM2061545v1 scaf0133, whole genome shotgun sequence, one genomic interval encodes:
- the LOC121555897 gene encoding ATP synthase F(0) complex subunit C3, mitochondrial isoform X1, with protein sequence MYACAKFVSTPALVRAGSRALYRPLSASVLSRPDVRTGEASTALVPQSAFSQVALRGFQTSAVSRDIDTAAKFIGAGAATVGVAGSGAGIGTVFGSLIIGYARNPSLKQQLFSYAILGFALSEAMGLFCLMVAFLILFAM encoded by the exons GTCCGTGCTGGATCCAGGGCCTTATACAGACCTCTCTCTGCGTCTGTGCTTTCACGGCCGGATGTTAGAACAGGAGAG GCTAGCACTGCCCTTGTGCCACAGAGTGCCTTTTCCCAGGTAGCACTGAGGGGTTTCCAGACTAGCGCTGTGAGCAGAGACATTGACACAGCAGCCAAGTTCATTGGCGCTGGAGCTGCCACAGTTGGAGTAGCTGGTTCTGGTGCCGGAATCGGGACTGTGTTCGGCAGCCTTATTATCGGATACGCAAG GAACCCCTCTCTAAAGCAGCAGCTTTTCTCCTATGCTATCCTGGGATTTGCCCTGTCTGAAGCCATGGGTCTGTTCTGCTTGATGGTTGCTTTCCTGATCCTGTTTGCCATGTAA